One stretch of Natronobacterium gregoryi SP2 DNA includes these proteins:
- a CDS encoding arsenate-mycothiol transferase ArsC, translating to MNPTTLSFVCVQNAGRSQMATAFAERERSKRGLEDDVRIRTGGTAPANSVHDVVLTAMNEVGADLSDRQPREITPEGIETSDIVITMGCSADGICPATWRGDARDWELTDPHGRSLAAVRELRDEIRTRVEALFDELEAQAGT from the coding sequence ATGAATCCAACGACACTCAGTTTCGTTTGCGTGCAAAACGCTGGCCGGAGTCAGATGGCGACCGCGTTCGCTGAACGGGAACGGTCGAAACGGGGGCTCGAAGACGACGTTCGTATCCGGACAGGCGGGACTGCTCCCGCTAACAGCGTTCACGACGTCGTACTGACGGCAATGAACGAGGTTGGTGCCGATCTCTCCGACCGGCAGCCACGAGAAATCACACCCGAGGGGATCGAAACCAGTGACATCGTCATCACGATGGGATGCTCTGCCGATGGCATCTGTCCTGCTACCTGGCGCGGCGATGCCCGGGACTGGGAGCTGACCGATCCACACGGCCGGTCGCTCGCGGCGGTTCGCGAACTCCGCGATGAGATTCGTACTCGTGTCGAAGCGTTGTTCGACGAACTCGAGGCACAGGCCGGAACGTAA